One Rosa chinensis cultivar Old Blush chromosome 5, RchiOBHm-V2, whole genome shotgun sequence genomic region harbors:
- the LOC112163824 gene encoding cytochrome P450 CYP82D47, with product MDFLIPSLKNPITVGLLAIITISFCLISRSWRGSEGKRAPEAKGAWPLFGHLPSLGRSTKPLHIVLGAMADKYGPLFTIRLGVRESLVVSSSEMAKECFTIKDICLSSRPKMAVLDHIGYNYAMFGFAPYGPYWREMRKITTLELLSKRRLELLKHIRGSEVSTFLKELYRTWSNRENEKKKKGSNSDQVLVELKQWFGDLTLNVILRMVAGKRYSVTTDKEEKNEACQVQKAVREFFNFVGMLLVGDVIPHLRWLDLGGHEKAMKKTAKELDAIVGKWVEEHKQKRALEGDDAHNCKGEQDFIDIMISILEGADLDGFDADTINKATSLNMIAGGSDTTMVTLTWAISLLLNNREKLKRAQDELDTEIGRERFVSESDMSKLVYIQAIVKETLRLYPAAPLSGPREFNQDSTIGGYYVPKGTRLITNLWKIQTDPNMWPDDPLGFKPERFLTTHKDVDVRGQHFELIPFGSGRRACPGLDFGIQMVQFTLASFLHAFQVSTLSDNAPIDMTESFGLTNVKATPLEVLIKPRLSHVL from the exons ATGGATTTTCTCATTCCCTCTCTGAAGAATCCTATCACGGTTGGATTGCTTGCAATAATAACCATTTCCTTTTGTTTAATCTCAAGGAGTTGGAGAGGTTCCGAGGGAAAAAGAGCTCCTGAAGCCAAGGGTGCATGGCCTTTATTTGGTCACCTTCCCTCATTAGGAAGGTCAACCAAGCCTCTTCACATAGTCTTGGGAGCCATGGCAGACAAATACGGACCCCTTTTCACCATCCGGCTCGGGGTGCGTGAATCTTTGGTGGTGAGTAGTAGTGAGATGGCTAAGGAGTGCTTCACCATCAAAGACATATGCTTGTCCTCCCGACCGAAAATGGCCGTTTTAGATCATATTGGCTATAACTACGCAATGTTTGGGTTTGCACCCTACGGACCATACTGGCGAGAAATGCGTAAGATTACCACCTTAGAGTTGCTTTCCAAGCGCCGACTCGAGCTGCTTAAACACATTCGAGGCTCGGAAGTGAGCACCTTTTTGAAAGAACTGTACAGAACTTGGAGCAatagagaaaatgaaaaaaaaaaaaaaggttcaaacAGTGACCAAGTGTTGGTGGAGTTAAAACAATGGTTCGGGGACCTCACTCTAAACGTGATTCTCAGGATGGTGGCTGGAAAACGTTACTCTGTTACTACTGACAAGGAAGAGAAGAACGAAGCATGTCAAGTCCAGAAGGCAGTTAGGGAGTTCTTTAACTTTGTGGGGATGCTATTGGTGGGCGATGTGATTCCTCATCTTCGGTGGTTGGATTTAGGTGGACATGAGAAAGCAATGAAGAAAACCGCAAAAGAATTGGACGCCATTGTTGGAAAATGGGTGGAAGAGCATAAGCAAAAGAGAGCACTAGAAGGCGATGATGCTCATAATTGTAAAGGGGAGCAAGACTTCATAGACATCATGATTTCGATACTTGAAGGCGCAGACCTCGACGGTTTTGATGCAGATACCATCAACAAAGCCACAAGCTTG AATATGATTGCAGGAGGCAGCGATACCACCATGGTCACTTTGACATGGGCAATATCATTACTTTTAAACAACCGTGAAAAGTTGAAAAGAGCCCAAGATGAACTAGACACTGAGATAGGAAGAGAGAGATTTGTGAGTGAGTCGGATATGAGCAAGCTGGTTTATATCCAAGCCATAGTGAAAGAGACGCTTCGGTTATACCCGGCAGCACCGTTATCGGGACCACGTGAATTCAACCAGGACAGCACCATCGGTGGCTACTATGTCCCAAAGGGTACACGGTTGATCACAAACCTATGGAAGATCCAAACAGACCCAAATATGTGGCCGGATGACCCGTTAGGGTTCAAGCCGGAGAGATTTCTAACCACCCATAAAGATGTCGATGTTAGGGGTCAACATTTTGAGTTAATTCCGTTTGGAAGTGGAAGAAGAGCATGCCCTGGACTAGATTTCGGTATTCAAATGGTGCAATTTACATTGGCCAGCTTCTTACATGCGTTCCAAGTTTCGACTCTCTCTGATAATGCACCAATTGATATGACCGAGAGTTTTGGGCTCACAAACGTCAAAGCTACTCCACTTGAAGTTCTCATCAAACCTCGTTTATCTCATGTACTTTAA
- the LOC112163825 gene encoding parthenolide synthase-like, whose amino-acid sequence MCVDFKGLYKACPTDSFPLPRIHQLVDATVGHEFLSMMDAFSGYNQIKMHPGDQECTTFTTDKGLYCYNVMPFGLKNAGTTYQRLMNAMFVEHLGKIIEVYMDDMLIKSIKVSGHVANLRIIFSILLAYSMRLNLEKCFFGVTASKFLGYIISKHDKEAILDKVHAILNMKSLEEKVHVQSLQDYDCRRQRYLHGNFNMGNSITVKQQSQVEKSPRCTRHRHTEIGRDRFVSESDMSKWLLCPKEYTVNHKLWKIQTDKKKWPDDPLGFKPERFLTTHKDVDVKGQHFEFIPFGSGRRACPGLAFGIQMVQFTLASFLHAFQVSTLPENAPIDMTKSLEITNVKATPLEVLIKPHFSH is encoded by the exons ATGTGCGTAGACTTCAAGGGTCTGTACAAGGCATGCCCCAcagatagtttcccgctaccgcGTATACACCAACTGGTCGACGCCACAGTGGGACACGAATTTcttagcatgatggatgctttctccggtTACAACCAAATCAAAATGCACCCCGGTGATCAAGAATGTACCACTTTCACAaccgacaaaggcctatactgctacaatgtcatgcccttcggCCTTAAGAATGCGGGCACTAcatatcagcggttgatgaacgccatgttcgtgGAACACCTCGGCAAGATCATAGAGGTATACATGGACGACATGCTCATCAAAAGCATCAAGGTAAGCGGGCATGTAGCTAACCTTCGCATTATATTTTCCATCCTCTTGGCTTACAGTATGCGCCTCAACTTAGAGAagtgcttctttggcgtcaccgctagcaaatttctgggctacatcATTAGCAAACACGACAAAGAGGCAATCCTCGACAAGGTACATGcaatcctcaacatgaagtccCTTGAGGAGAAGGTTCATGTTCAAAGCCTCCAAG ACTATGATTGCAGGAGGCAGCGATATCTCCATGGTAACTTTAACATGGGCAATAGCATTACTGTTAAACAACAGTCACAAGTTGAAAAGAGTCCAAGATGCACTAGACACCGTCACACCGAGATAGGAAGAGACAGATTTGTGAGTGAGTCGGATATGAGCAA GTGGCTACTTTGTCCCAAAGAGTACACGGTTAATCACAAACTATGGAAGATCCAAACTGACAAAAAAAAGTGGCCAGATGACCCGTTAGGGTTCAAGCCGGAGAGATTTCTAACCACCCATAAGGATGTTGATGTTAAGGGTCAACACTTTGAGTTTATTCCATTTGGAAGTGGAAGAAGAGCATGCCCTGGACTAGCTTTCGGCATTCAAATGGTGCAATTTACATTGGCCAGCTTCCTACATGCGTTCCAAGTTTCTACTCTTCCCGAAAATGCACCAATTGATATGACTAAGAGTCTTGAGATCACTAACGTTAAGGCTACTCCACTTGAAGTTCTCATcaaacctcatttttctcattaa